One window of the Paenibacillus beijingensis genome contains the following:
- a CDS encoding HPr family phosphocarrier protein, producing MTRLPVVVKLKTGLHARPAALFVQEANKFSSEIFVEKDDKKVNAKSIMGIMSLAISSGTEVYISADGSDAEQAVTALVNLVSKEELENQ from the coding sequence ATGACGAGGCTTCCCGTTGTCGTGAAATTAAAGACGGGTCTGCATGCAAGACCGGCAGCTCTTTTCGTTCAAGAGGCGAACAAGTTTTCATCCGAAATTTTTGTGGAAAAGGACGATAAGAAAGTAAACGCCAAATCCATTATGGGTATTATGAGTCTGGCGATCAGCTCGGGTACCGAGGTATACATTAGTGCGGACGGTTCGGACGCTGAACAGGCTGTAACCGCTTTAGTCAATCTGGTCAGCAAGGAAGAATTGGAGAACCAATAA
- a CDS encoding tetratricopeptide repeat protein, which translates to MKEKRIAAAEQTSKVIPIHWDATFFFERAVRSMDRYHYAKALKYFRRAVEYEPDNPVNHCNMAGILSEMGNYAESNDILRFIIDDLDPDMTECHFYMANNFANLEMYEEAERALVRYLEEDEEGQFLTEAEEMMDLLQFELERPAPVTRIKAREGMVEHDQARTLLEEGKFNQAVRLLESIVEQNPDFLAARNNLALAYYYMGLFPKAMDTIRDVLELDSGNLHALCNLAIFYQHLEDEENLAPIVGLLKKTVPFHQEHVFKLATTMGILGEHECAYFHFARLLRDASLSQDPCLYHYAAVAASNIGRLDEAERLWRLTSKRDPGSDIPRYYLSQLAQVKAGEEMPPASYHYHLPFEEQFKLWEKTTEGIPDHMKSDPLVRSSFFWALRHGDRHTKLQVIQALGMIADNEVKDALRSFLLESGEDDYLKRIAIFVLRTMGVGEPLQVYLEGKKITVGSGRMPSQLPIWDAQWQEVLNAALKRMNKQYDLVQQHDLLTLWVEFLSRVYPDVPKLTKVEGWAAALEYLTAKMHRRAISYHEVAKRYGTSIATVSKIVKRIDEVCGIKEKMKSVNSVFNI; encoded by the coding sequence ATGAAAGAGAAGAGAATAGCGGCCGCAGAACAGACCTCGAAAGTAATACCGATCCATTGGGATGCCACGTTCTTCTTCGAAAGAGCGGTCCGCTCGATGGATCGCTATCACTATGCCAAGGCACTGAAGTATTTCCGGCGCGCCGTCGAATATGAGCCGGATAACCCGGTGAACCACTGCAACATGGCCGGCATTTTATCGGAAATGGGAAATTACGCGGAGTCAAACGATATTTTGCGCTTTATTATCGACGATCTGGATCCGGACATGACGGAATGTCATTTTTATATGGCCAACAACTTCGCCAACCTGGAAATGTACGAGGAAGCCGAGCGCGCGCTCGTGCGTTACCTGGAAGAGGATGAGGAAGGCCAGTTTCTGACCGAAGCCGAAGAAATGATGGACCTGCTCCAGTTTGAGCTGGAGCGCCCGGCACCGGTGACGCGGATCAAGGCCAGAGAAGGCATGGTGGAGCACGATCAGGCGCGGACGCTGCTGGAAGAAGGGAAGTTCAACCAGGCGGTCCGGCTGCTGGAATCGATTGTGGAACAAAACCCCGATTTTCTTGCCGCCCGCAACAATCTGGCGCTTGCGTATTATTATATGGGATTATTCCCTAAGGCGATGGATACGATTCGCGACGTGCTGGAGCTGGATTCCGGCAACCTGCATGCGCTGTGCAATTTGGCTATTTTTTATCAGCATCTGGAGGATGAAGAGAACCTCGCTCCCATCGTCGGCCTGCTTAAAAAAACGGTTCCGTTTCATCAGGAGCATGTGTTTAAACTGGCTACCACAATGGGTATTCTAGGGGAGCACGAGTGCGCTTACTTTCATTTTGCGCGCCTGCTGCGCGATGCGTCGCTCAGTCAGGATCCATGTCTGTATCACTATGCCGCAGTGGCCGCCAGCAATATCGGGCGCTTGGACGAAGCGGAAAGGCTGTGGCGCCTGACGAGCAAGCGCGATCCCGGCTCGGATATTCCGCGGTATTACTTGAGCCAGCTTGCGCAGGTCAAAGCGGGGGAAGAGATGCCGCCGGCAAGCTACCACTATCATCTGCCCTTTGAAGAGCAGTTCAAGCTGTGGGAGAAAACGACCGAAGGCATTCCGGATCATATGAAAAGCGATCCGCTCGTCCGCTCGTCCTTCTTCTGGGCGCTCCGTCACGGCGACCGGCATACGAAGCTGCAGGTCATTCAGGCGCTCGGCATGATTGCCGACAACGAGGTGAAAGACGCGCTGCGCTCGTTCCTGCTGGAGTCCGGAGAAGACGACTATTTGAAACGGATTGCCATCTTCGTGCTGCGCACAATGGGTGTAGGCGAGCCGCTGCAGGTTTACTTGGAAGGCAAAAAAATAACCGTCGGCTCCGGGCGCATGCCGTCGCAGCTTCCGATCTGGGACGCCCAGTGGCAGGAAGTGCTGAATGCGGCGCTGAAGCGGATGAACAAGCAGTATGATCTGGTGCAGCAGCACGATCTGCTCACGTTGTGGGTGGAATTCCTCTCCCGCGTTTATCCGGACGTGCCGAAGCTGACCAAGGTCGAAGGATGGGCGGCCGCGCTGGAATATTTAACCGCCAAAATGCACCGCCGCGCCATCTCGTACCATGAAGTGGCGAAGCGTTACGGCACCTCCATCGCCACCGTCAGCAAAATCGTGAAACGGATCGATGAGGTGTGCGGTATTAAAGAAAAAATGAAGTCGGTCAATTCCGTCTTTAATATTTGA
- a CDS encoding gluconeogenesis factor YvcK family protein, producing the protein MARGQRNIHNPKIVVIGGGTGLSVMLRGLKEKPLDITAIVTVADDGGSSGVLRSELQIPPPGDIRNVLMALADVEPLLSDMLQYRFSSGTGLAGHSLGNLMLAAMTDISGDFVTGVKQLSRVLAVRGTVLPASGQAIVLKAEMADGSIVEGESAIPLAGQPIKRVFIEPRDVQPLEDACRAIQEADAILIGPGSLYTSIMPNLLVPKLAEYIVQSNAVKIFVCNVMTQPGETDDYAVSDHLAAVEAHIGHPLFDYVIVNNGEIPEQVQLKYAELGARPVRLDLDEVRSQGYQVIADRLVMFRTYLRHDAARLSHHIYQLVESWKDRKGE; encoded by the coding sequence ATGGCCAGGGGGCAACGAAACATTCATAATCCTAAGATCGTCGTCATCGGCGGCGGAACCGGATTGTCTGTCATGCTGCGGGGACTCAAAGAGAAGCCGCTCGATATTACCGCCATTGTGACAGTGGCCGATGACGGCGGAAGCTCCGGCGTTCTGCGCAGCGAACTGCAAATTCCTCCTCCGGGCGACATCCGCAACGTGCTTATGGCACTTGCGGATGTCGAACCGCTTTTGTCGGATATGCTTCAATACCGTTTCAGCAGCGGAACCGGACTCGCCGGTCACAGTCTCGGCAATTTGATGCTCGCTGCGATGACCGACATCTCGGGCGACTTTGTAACCGGAGTGAAGCAGTTAAGCCGAGTGCTCGCCGTGCGCGGTACGGTGCTGCCTGCATCCGGGCAGGCGATCGTACTCAAGGCGGAGATGGCCGACGGCTCGATCGTGGAAGGCGAATCCGCCATTCCGCTTGCCGGACAGCCGATCAAGCGGGTATTTATCGAGCCGAGGGACGTGCAGCCGCTGGAGGATGCCTGCAGGGCGATTCAGGAGGCCGATGCGATTCTGATCGGACCCGGAAGTTTATATACAAGCATTATGCCGAATTTGCTTGTGCCGAAGCTGGCCGAGTATATTGTGCAGTCGAATGCGGTCAAAATATTCGTATGCAATGTGATGACCCAACCCGGTGAAACCGACGACTATGCGGTAAGCGACCATTTGGCCGCGGTCGAGGCGCATATCGGGCATCCGTTGTTCGATTATGTCATCGTTAATAATGGCGAGATCCCGGAACAGGTTCAGCTTAAATATGCCGAGCTTGGCGCGAGGCCCGTCCGTCTTGATCTGGATGAAGTGAGAAGCCAGGGGTATCAGGTCATCGCCGACCGGCTCGTCATGTTCCGCACCTATTTGAGGCATGACGCCGCAAGGCTCAGTCATCATATTTATCAGTTGGTGGAAAGCTGGAAAGATCGAAAGGGTGAGTAG
- the whiA gene encoding DNA-binding protein WhiA: MSFAAQTKKELTLIESDPCCERAELSALIRMNGSVHLSSRKVILDISTENAAIARRIYTLIKKLFAVHTELLVRKKMRLKKNNVYIVRIPAKVQEILSDLSIVSEGFMFKQGIDKEIIRKSCCKRSYLRGAFLAGGSVNNPEGSSYHLEIACMYEEHCGALVDLANKFDLNARCIERKKGFIFYIKEGEKIIELLNIIGAHQALFKFEDVRIMRDMRNSVNRIVNCETANLNKTIGAAVRQIDNIKLLQKEIGLENLPDKLREVAEIRLMHPDINLKEVGELLKGTVSKSGVNHRLRKIDEMAEKLRGG, translated from the coding sequence GTGTCTTTTGCGGCGCAAACGAAAAAAGAGCTGACGTTGATCGAATCCGATCCCTGCTGCGAGCGGGCGGAACTGTCCGCGCTGATCCGGATGAACGGGTCCGTACATCTTTCCAGCCGGAAGGTCATTCTCGACATCTCGACGGAAAATGCCGCAATCGCCCGACGGATCTACACCTTGATCAAGAAGCTTTTTGCTGTGCATACCGAGCTGCTCGTGCGCAAAAAAATGCGTTTGAAAAAAAATAACGTTTATATTGTGCGTATTCCCGCCAAAGTTCAGGAAATACTAAGCGACCTGAGCATTGTTTCCGAAGGATTCATGTTCAAGCAGGGAATCGACAAGGAAATTATCCGCAAATCGTGCTGCAAGCGGTCATATTTGCGCGGCGCGTTTCTGGCGGGGGGATCGGTGAACAATCCGGAAGGATCGTCTTACCACCTGGAAATTGCCTGCATGTACGAGGAGCACTGCGGGGCGCTCGTCGACCTGGCCAACAAGTTCGATTTGAACGCACGTTGTATCGAACGGAAGAAAGGTTTCATTTTTTATATCAAGGAAGGCGAGAAAATTATTGAGCTGCTGAACATTATCGGCGCTCATCAGGCGCTGTTCAAGTTTGAGGACGTGCGGATCATGCGCGATATGCGCAACTCCGTCAACCGGATCGTCAACTGCGAGACGGCGAACTTGAACAAGACGATCGGGGCGGCGGTCCGGCAGATCGATAACATCAAGCTGCTGCAGAAAGAAATCGGCCTCGAGAATTTGCCGGATAAGCTCCGTGAAGTGGCGGAAATCAGATTGATGCATCCGGATATCAATTTGAAGGAAGTCGGCGAGCTGCTTAAAGGAACCGTCAGCAAGTCCGGCGTCAACCACCGGCTGCGGAAAATTGATGAAATGGCGGAAAAATTACGGGGCGGATAA
- the rapZ gene encoding RNase adapter RapZ, with protein METAATAKLVIITGMSGAGKTIAVQSLEDLGFFCVDNLPPVLIPKFAELIVQSNGKIGKVALVIDLRGREFFTALSESLTYVKEHYTIHNEILFLDATDGVLVQRYKESRRRHPLAPEGLPLEGIRLERRLLEDLKGWATQIIDTSNLKPVQLKERIVSRFTNLSHNSISVNVTSFGFKYGIPIDADLIYDVRFLPNPHYVEGLRPRTGQDADVYDYVMKWPETQAFLTKLLDMLQFLIPLYRKEGKSQVVIGIGCTGGKHRSVAIAEYLGRMLGSSDTETVRVSHRDAERDRP; from the coding sequence ATGGAAACAGCCGCGACAGCAAAGCTGGTTATTATTACCGGCATGTCCGGAGCGGGGAAAACGATCGCGGTGCAAAGTCTGGAAGACCTCGGATTTTTCTGCGTCGATAATTTGCCGCCGGTACTGATTCCGAAATTCGCGGAGCTGATCGTTCAGTCAAACGGAAAGATCGGCAAAGTTGCGCTTGTAATCGACTTGCGCGGACGCGAGTTTTTCACCGCTTTGTCGGAATCGCTCACGTACGTGAAAGAACATTATACGATTCATAATGAAATTTTGTTTCTTGATGCGACGGATGGGGTGCTGGTGCAGCGGTATAAGGAAAGCCGCCGCCGGCATCCGCTTGCTCCTGAAGGATTGCCGCTTGAAGGCATCCGTTTGGAGCGGCGGCTGCTGGAAGACCTGAAGGGCTGGGCGACGCAAATTATCGACACGAGCAATTTGAAGCCGGTTCAGCTCAAGGAGCGGATCGTTTCCCGCTTTACGAATTTGTCCCATAACAGCATCTCGGTTAATGTAACGTCATTCGGATTCAAATACGGAATTCCGATCGACGCGGACTTGATTTACGATGTGCGCTTTCTTCCCAATCCCCATTATGTGGAGGGGCTCCGGCCCCGCACCGGCCAAGATGCCGATGTGTACGACTACGTCATGAAATGGCCGGAAACGCAAGCGTTTCTGACAAAGCTTCTGGATATGCTGCAATTTCTTATTCCGTTATACCGCAAGGAAGGCAAAAGCCAGGTGGTCATCGGTATTGGCTGCACGGGCGGCAAGCACCGCTCGGTGGCCATAGCCGAATATTTGGGCCGCATGCTCGGCAGCAGCGACACGGAGACCGTGCGCGTCAGTCACCGCGACGCCGAGCGTGACCGGCCTTAG
- the trxB gene encoding thioredoxin-disulfide reductase — protein sequence MYKSIIIGTGPSGLTAAIYLARANLNPLVIEGPEPGGQLTTTTEVENFPGFPEGIMGPELMANMRKQAERFGAEFKTGWVNSVDLSQRPFKIQVEGQGELVSETLIISTGASAKYLGIPGEKENVGRGVSTCATCDGFFFRGKKIVVVGGGDSAMEEANFLTRFATNVDLVHRREELRASKIMQDRARGNEKVTFALNKTPLEVLANNMGVTGLKLRNNATGDEEVIEAQGIFVAIGHTPNTKFLGGQIDTDEAGYIKVKPGTTETNVPGVFACGDVQDLKYRQAITAAGSGCMAALDCEKYLEGHMVHDWSQTL from the coding sequence ATGTACAAATCGATCATTATCGGCACCGGCCCTTCCGGCTTGACCGCTGCAATCTATTTGGCCCGCGCCAATCTGAATCCGCTTGTTATTGAAGGTCCCGAGCCGGGCGGACAATTGACGACGACGACCGAGGTGGAAAATTTCCCCGGATTTCCGGAAGGGATTATGGGGCCGGAACTGATGGCCAACATGCGCAAGCAGGCCGAACGCTTCGGCGCCGAATTCAAAACGGGCTGGGTGAACAGCGTCGATTTGTCGCAGCGGCCGTTCAAAATCCAGGTTGAAGGCCAAGGAGAGCTCGTGTCCGAGACGCTCATTATCTCGACCGGCGCATCGGCCAAATATTTGGGCATTCCCGGGGAAAAAGAAAATGTCGGACGCGGCGTGAGCACGTGCGCGACTTGCGACGGTTTCTTCTTCCGCGGCAAAAAGATCGTTGTCGTCGGCGGCGGCGACTCCGCGATGGAGGAGGCGAACTTCCTCACCCGCTTTGCGACGAACGTCGATCTGGTTCACCGCCGCGAAGAGCTGCGCGCCTCCAAAATTATGCAGGACCGCGCCCGCGGTAATGAAAAAGTAACGTTCGCACTCAATAAAACGCCGCTTGAAGTGCTGGCCAATAATATGGGCGTTACCGGTCTAAAACTGCGCAACAACGCGACCGGCGATGAAGAAGTGATCGAAGCGCAAGGCATCTTCGTTGCGATCGGCCACACGCCGAACACGAAGTTTCTGGGCGGACAGATCGACACGGACGAAGCCGGCTATATTAAAGTGAAGCCCGGTACGACGGAAACGAACGTGCCCGGCGTATTTGCCTGCGGCGACGTGCAGGATTTGAAATACCGGCAGGCGATTACGGCGGCGGGTAGCGGCTGTATGGCGGCACTGGATTGCGAGAAATACCTTGAAGGCCATATGGTGCACGACTGGAGCCAAACGCTGTAG
- a CDS encoding ROK family glucokinase, with product MSETIYVGADIGGTTIKIGICNEQGELLHTLEGPTESEKGADAIVNNLVKYAREVVEASSYEWGQVGGVGVGTAGFLDIPNGIIKFSNNLNVRDVPLKKLLEEKLQTIVKVNNDANVAALGEAWAGAGRGIDNCVCYTLGTGVGGGIIINGKIYEGFSGMAGELGHMAIVPDLEAIQCSCGMTGCLETVSSATGIIRMAKDAVERGDRTSLSLVPNIMAKEVIDAAKAGDEVAVRIVNRAAFYLGKSMAAVAIVVNPQRFIIGGGVAKAGDFLFDQIREVFKKYTPEQAKQGVEIVAATLGNNAGVVGAAGLILRSN from the coding sequence ATGTCTGAAACAATCTACGTTGGAGCAGATATAGGCGGTACAACCATTAAGATTGGTATTTGTAACGAGCAGGGCGAACTGCTCCATACGTTAGAGGGACCGACGGAAAGCGAGAAGGGCGCTGACGCCATAGTAAACAACCTTGTGAAATATGCGCGCGAGGTTGTCGAAGCATCTTCCTACGAGTGGGGACAGGTTGGCGGTGTCGGAGTCGGCACGGCCGGTTTTTTAGATATACCGAACGGTATCATTAAATTTTCGAACAATTTGAACGTGCGCGACGTTCCGCTCAAAAAGCTGCTGGAAGAGAAGCTTCAGACGATAGTCAAAGTCAATAACGACGCCAATGTGGCGGCGCTCGGCGAAGCATGGGCAGGGGCCGGACGCGGCATCGATAACTGCGTTTGCTACACGCTCGGAACGGGCGTCGGCGGAGGCATTATTATAAACGGTAAAATTTACGAAGGTTTCAGCGGCATGGCGGGAGAGCTCGGTCATATGGCCATCGTGCCGGATCTGGAAGCGATTCAGTGCTCCTGCGGCATGACCGGCTGCCTGGAGACCGTCTCGTCGGCAACCGGCATCATCCGGATGGCTAAGGACGCCGTGGAGCGCGGAGACCGGACGTCGCTGTCGCTTGTGCCGAACATTATGGCCAAGGAAGTCATCGACGCGGCGAAAGCCGGAGACGAGGTTGCGGTGCGCATCGTGAACCGTGCCGCCTTCTACCTCGGCAAATCGATGGCGGCCGTAGCGATCGTCGTGAATCCGCAGCGGTTCATTATCGGCGGCGGCGTGGCCAAGGCAGGCGATTTTCTGTTTGACCAAATTCGCGAAGTGTTCAAGAAATATACGCCGGAGCAAGCGAAGCAAGGCGTTGAGATCGTCGCTGCGACGCTCGGCAACAATGCCGGAGTCGTTGGCGCGGCGGGCCTGATTTTGCGTTCCAACTAG
- a CDS encoding TetR/AcrR family transcriptional regulator → MKLSRSEETKKNILDAAASLFSQRGYNAVTMREIAKEAGCSHTSVHVYFTDKETLLHTLALPPLERLEAELSALLDSKELPQEDKLFEWSLRFVTFSLENRSMIGIIFEADPERVDEEKPKHRLTEVRNRLFRQLRTALTRCLKIGLTEEQQLEGARIYFFALYGVVNSYRYSNEDKDQLLQRLAPTFRNTFRAVLFGLKEIY, encoded by the coding sequence ATGAAGTTAAGCCGATCCGAAGAAACGAAGAAAAACATTTTGGATGCCGCCGCTTCGCTGTTCAGCCAGCGCGGCTACAATGCGGTGACGATGCGCGAGATCGCCAAGGAAGCGGGATGCTCGCACACCTCCGTCCATGTTTACTTCACCGATAAAGAAACGCTGCTGCATACGCTCGCGCTTCCGCCGCTGGAGAGACTGGAAGCGGAGCTCTCCGCGCTGCTGGACAGCAAAGAGCTCCCGCAGGAAGACAAGCTGTTTGAATGGTCGTTACGGTTTGTAACCTTCAGTCTCGAGAATCGAAGTATGATCGGCATTATATTCGAAGCCGATCCGGAGCGCGTAGACGAAGAGAAACCGAAGCATCGTTTAACGGAAGTGCGCAATCGGCTGTTCCGGCAGCTGCGGACTGCTTTGACCCGATGCTTGAAGATCGGCCTTACCGAGGAGCAGCAGCTGGAGGGAGCCCGGATTTACTTTTTTGCCCTCTATGGGGTTGTCAATTCGTACCGTTACAGCAATGAAGACAAGGATCAGCTGCTGCAAAGGCTTGCGCCGACCTTCCGCAATACGTTCCGGGCGGTTCTGTTCGGATTAAAGGAAATCTATTAG